In Bacteroidales bacterium, one DNA window encodes the following:
- a CDS encoding ComF family protein, translating into MLATLNDFVSLFYPQVCCACGNSLYRNEEIICSFCRFHLPKTNFHKNVENPLSKTFWGRVKLENVGAYFYFSKGGKVQHLMHQFKYRGQYEIGVYLGRLYGSELKQEDAFRDIEMVIPVPLHPDKLRKRGYNQSEKIAEGLAKSMEIAMESGILIRTYASATQTRKSRFSRWENVKEIFEITHPEKIAGKHLLLVDDVITTGATIEACATHLLGVEGTRVSVVSLACAMH; encoded by the coding sequence ATGCTTGCAACACTTAATGATTTCGTTTCCCTGTTTTACCCGCAGGTTTGCTGTGCCTGCGGAAACAGTCTGTATCGCAACGAAGAAATTATCTGTAGCTTTTGTCGCTTTCATCTGCCCAAAACGAATTTTCATAAGAACGTTGAAAACCCACTTTCAAAAACATTCTGGGGAAGGGTGAAACTGGAAAATGTGGGCGCATATTTTTACTTCAGCAAAGGCGGCAAAGTGCAACATTTGATGCACCAATTCAAATACCGCGGGCAATATGAAATTGGTGTTTACCTGGGCCGCTTATACGGCTCCGAACTCAAGCAAGAGGATGCTTTCCGGGATATTGAAATGGTAATCCCTGTTCCACTTCATCCTGATAAGCTCAGAAAAAGAGGCTATAACCAAAGCGAAAAAATTGCAGAAGGGCTTGCAAAATCAATGGAAATAGCAATGGAGTCCGGTATTTTGATCAGAACATATGCTTCGGCAACCCAAACCCGGAAATCGCGATTCAGCCGCTGGGAAAATGTGAAAGAGATTTTTGAAATTACCCATCCGGAAAAAATAGCCGGCAAACATCTATTGCTGGTTGACGATGTGATCACCACCGGCGCAACCATTGAGGCTTGTGCAACCCATTTGCTGGGTGTGGAAGGAACCAGGGTAAGCGTAGTTTCGCTTGCATGTGCGATGCATTAG